A genomic window from Indioceanicola profundi includes:
- a CDS encoding acyl-CoA dehydrogenase family protein gives MDLNYTADELAFAEEVRQWVRANLPPETRHRVLHHIRLEKQDFVNWQAKLAERGWGAPAWPEQYGGTRWTSVQKHLFEEILAEEGAPPAIPFGLGMIGPVLIAFGSEAQKQRYLPRILTMEDWWCQGFSEPGSGSDLASLRTRAVLDGDEWVITGQKTWTTMAQHANMIFVLARTDPAAKPQKGISMFLMDMATPGVTVRPIITIDGEHEVNEVFFDDVRIPKDAIVGEPGKGWTYAKFLLSHERTGIARIGRSKAELKRLKHIASEETVEGVPLIRTPGFAAKIAALEIELTALELTNLRMIAAEKAGQAPGVEANMLKIKGSEIQQTLTELMMEAVGPYALPFNPEAREPGWNGEPIGPDYAAPLAPDYFNYRKVTIYGGSNEIQRNILAKAKLGL, from the coding sequence ATGGACCTGAACTACACCGCCGACGAGCTGGCCTTCGCCGAGGAGGTCCGCCAGTGGGTGCGGGCCAACCTGCCGCCGGAGACCAGGCACCGGGTGCTGCACCATATCCGGCTGGAAAAGCAGGATTTCGTGAACTGGCAGGCCAAGCTGGCGGAGCGCGGCTGGGGTGCTCCAGCCTGGCCGGAGCAGTATGGCGGAACCAGGTGGACGTCGGTGCAGAAGCACCTGTTCGAGGAAATCCTTGCTGAGGAGGGCGCGCCCCCGGCGATCCCCTTCGGCCTCGGCATGATCGGTCCCGTGCTGATCGCCTTCGGCAGCGAAGCGCAGAAGCAGCGCTATCTGCCCCGCATCCTGACCATGGAGGATTGGTGGTGCCAGGGCTTCTCCGAGCCCGGCTCCGGCTCCGACCTCGCCTCGCTGCGCACTAGGGCGGTGCTGGACGGGGATGAGTGGGTGATCACCGGGCAGAAGACCTGGACCACCATGGCCCAGCACGCGAACATGATCTTCGTGCTGGCCCGCACCGATCCGGCGGCGAAGCCCCAGAAGGGCATTTCCATGTTCCTGATGGACATGGCGACCCCCGGCGTCACCGTGCGCCCTATCATCACCATCGACGGGGAGCATGAGGTCAACGAGGTGTTCTTCGACGATGTGCGCATCCCGAAGGACGCCATTGTCGGTGAGCCGGGCAAGGGCTGGACCTATGCTAAGTTCCTGCTGAGCCATGAGCGCACCGGCATCGCCCGCATCGGCCGCTCCAAGGCGGAGCTGAAGCGGCTGAAGCACATCGCCTCGGAAGAGACCGTGGAGGGCGTGCCCTTGATCAGGACCCCCGGCTTCGCGGCGAAGATTGCCGCCCTGGAGATCGAGCTGACGGCGCTGGAACTGACCAATCTGCGCATGATCGCGGCCGAAAAGGCCGGCCAGGCACCGGGGGTGGAAGCCAACATGCTGAAGATCAAGGGCTCCGAAATCCAGCAGACCCTGACCGAGCTGATGATGGAGGCGGTCGGTCCTTACGCCCTGCCCTTCAATCCGGAAGCCCGGGAGCCGGGCTGGAACGGAGAACCCATCGGCCCGGACTACGCCGCCCCGCTGGCGCCGGACTATTTCAACTACCGCAAGGTCACGATCTACGGCGGCTCCAACGAAATCCAGCGCAACATCCTGGCGAAGGCGAAGCTGGGGCTTTAG
- a CDS encoding acyl-CoA dehydrogenase family protein, which translates to MDFNLTETQQMLRDTADRLIRERYGFEQRAKILKSPDGFSRGMWATFAELGLLAIEVPEEFGGIGGTFQDVAIVLEAFGRGMVVEPFIPTAVLGAGLINAAGTQEQKAELLPRIAEGGLFVAFGHGEPKSRYALAYIATRAVAEGDGFTLTGEKAVVLGGDCADLFIVSARTAGAAGERDGLSLFLVPREADGLSVRGYPTVDGTRAAEVSLQGVKVSRSALLGAEGGALPLIEQAVDRGIAALCAEAVGAMEALNEQTLDYLKTRTQFGVPIGSFQVLQHHMVDMYIAHEQARSMAILAADRADSPDALARAKAISAAKVQIGKSARHIGQQAVQMHGGIGITMEYSAGHLFKRLTTIDRTFGDADFHLARYAELSAAA; encoded by the coding sequence ATGGACTTCAACCTGACCGAAACGCAGCAGATGCTGCGCGATACCGCCGACCGGCTGATCCGCGAACGCTACGGCTTCGAGCAGCGGGCGAAGATCCTGAAGTCGCCGGACGGCTTCTCCCGCGGGATGTGGGCGACCTTCGCCGAGCTGGGACTGCTGGCCATCGAGGTGCCGGAGGAGTTTGGCGGCATCGGCGGCACCTTCCAGGATGTCGCCATCGTGCTGGAAGCCTTCGGCCGCGGCATGGTGGTGGAGCCCTTCATCCCCACCGCCGTGCTGGGCGCCGGGCTGATCAATGCCGCGGGCACCCAGGAGCAGAAGGCGGAGCTGCTGCCGCGCATCGCGGAAGGCGGGCTGTTCGTGGCCTTCGGTCATGGCGAGCCGAAGAGCCGCTATGCCCTGGCCTACATCGCCACGCGGGCGGTGGCGGAGGGCGACGGCTTCACCCTGACCGGCGAGAAGGCGGTGGTGCTGGGCGGCGACTGCGCCGACCTGTTCATCGTCTCCGCCCGCACGGCCGGCGCCGCCGGTGAGCGGGACGGGCTGTCCCTGTTCCTGGTGCCGCGGGAGGCGGACGGGCTTTCGGTGCGGGGCTATCCCACGGTGGACGGCACCCGCGCGGCCGAGGTCTCACTACAAGGCGTCAAGGTTTCCCGCTCCGCCCTGCTGGGGGCGGAGGGCGGCGCCCTGCCCTTGATCGAGCAGGCCGTGGACCGCGGCATCGCGGCACTCTGCGCGGAGGCGGTCGGGGCCATGGAGGCACTGAACGAGCAGACGCTGGACTATCTGAAGACCCGCACCCAGTTCGGCGTGCCCATCGGCAGCTTCCAGGTTTTGCAGCACCATATGGTGGACATGTACATTGCCCATGAGCAGGCCCGGTCCATGGCGATCCTGGCGGCCGACCGCGCCGACAGCCCTGACGCGCTGGCGCGGGCCAAGGCCATCTCCGCCGCCAAGGTGCAGATCGGCAAGTCCGCCCGCCATATCGGGCAGCAGGCGGTGCAGATGCATGGCGGCATCGGCATCACCATGGAGTACAGCGCCGGCCATCTGTTCAAGCGATTGACCACCATCGACCGCACCTTCGGCGACGCCGACTTCCATCTGGCCCGCTATGCCGAGCTGAGCGCCGCCGCCTGA
- a CDS encoding iron-containing alcohol dehydrogenase → MPLDLSFATTRGLTARPGAARDLAAILRPLDTRHLLVVTDRGVVKAGLLKEPLAALERASIRTTVYDAVVADPPFHVVQAAADAALAAGVDGVLGFGGGSPMDVAKLVAVLAGSPQTLDTMYGMGQVTGPRLPLVLVPTTAGTGSEVTPIAIVTTGESEKKGVVSPVLLPDAAVLDPELLLGLPKPVTAATGIDAMVHAIEAYTSRHKKNPISDALAREALILLARGLPRAWADGSDLEARSDTALGSCLAGIAFANAPVAAVHALAYPVGARFHVPHGVSNSLVLPHVLRFNMEGAAGLYAELAPLIDVKQSGQPLPELMASLARELEVPLRLRDVGIGEEDLPHLARDSMNQTRLLVNNPREVAEADALAIYREAF, encoded by the coding sequence ATGCCGCTGGACCTGAGCTTCGCCACCACCCGCGGCCTGACGGCACGGCCGGGCGCCGCCCGCGATCTGGCCGCCATCCTGCGCCCGCTGGACACGCGTCATTTGCTGGTGGTCACCGACCGCGGGGTGGTGAAGGCCGGCCTGCTGAAGGAGCCGCTGGCGGCGCTGGAGCGGGCCAGCATCCGGACCACCGTGTATGACGCCGTGGTCGCCGACCCGCCCTTTCATGTGGTCCAGGCCGCGGCGGATGCTGCCCTGGCCGCCGGGGTGGATGGCGTGCTGGGCTTCGGCGGCGGCAGCCCCATGGATGTGGCGAAGCTGGTGGCGGTGCTGGCGGGCTCACCCCAGACGCTGGACACCATGTACGGGATGGGACAGGTCACCGGTCCCCGTCTGCCGCTGGTTCTGGTGCCCACCACGGCCGGCACCGGGTCGGAGGTGACGCCCATCGCCATCGTCACAACCGGCGAGTCGGAGAAGAAGGGCGTCGTCTCCCCCGTTCTGCTGCCCGATGCCGCCGTGCTGGACCCGGAGCTGCTGCTGGGCCTGCCGAAGCCGGTCACGGCCGCCACCGGCATCGACGCCATGGTGCATGCCATCGAGGCCTATACCAGCCGGCACAAGAAGAACCCGATCTCCGACGCGCTGGCGCGCGAGGCGCTGATCCTGCTGGCCCGCGGCCTGCCCCGTGCCTGGGCCGATGGATCGGACCTGGAGGCGCGCAGCGATACCGCGCTCGGCTCCTGCCTTGCCGGCATCGCCTTCGCGAACGCGCCGGTGGCGGCGGTGCATGCCCTGGCCTATCCGGTCGGGGCCCGGTTCCATGTTCCCCACGGTGTTTCGAACAGCCTGGTGCTGCCGCATGTGCTGCGCTTCAACATGGAGGGGGCGGCCGGGCTCTATGCGGAGCTGGCTCCGCTGATCGACGTCAAGCAGAGCGGCCAGCCGCTGCCGGAACTGATGGCTTCCCTGGCCCGCGAGCTGGAGGTGCCGCTACGCCTGCGCGATGTCGGCATCGGGGAGGAAGACCTGCCCCATCTGGCCCGCGATTCCATGAACCAGACCCGTCTGCTGGTGAACAACCCGCGGGAGGTGGCGGAGGCGGATGCCCTGGCCATCTACCGGGAGGCGTTCTGA
- a CDS encoding acyl-CoA thioesterase, which produces MSKAPPPGRETFSAFMPIHTRWMDNDVYGHVNNVVYYAYFDTAVNGYLIREGMLDIHDGAVIGLVVETGCRYFASVAFPDELEAGIAVAHIGTSSVRYEVGIFRKGEATAAAAGHFIHVYVGRDTRRPIALPDPFRAALERLQR; this is translated from the coding sequence ATGTCCAAGGCCCCGCCGCCGGGGCGGGAGACGTTCAGTGCGTTCATGCCCATCCACACCCGCTGGATGGACAATGACGTCTACGGCCATGTGAACAACGTGGTCTATTACGCCTATTTCGACACGGCGGTGAACGGGTACCTGATCCGGGAAGGCATGCTGGACATCCATGACGGCGCCGTCATCGGGCTGGTGGTGGAGACCGGCTGCCGCTACTTCGCCTCCGTCGCCTTTCCCGACGAGCTGGAGGCCGGCATCGCCGTGGCCCATATCGGCACCAGCAGCGTGCGCTACGAGGTCGGCATCTTCCGCAAGGGCGAGGCCACGGCCGCCGCAGCCGGCCACTTCATCCACGTCTATGTGGGCCGCGACACCCGCCGGCCCATCGCCCTGCCCGACCCGTTCCGGGCGGCGCTGGAGCGGCTTCAGCGCTGA